The genome window CTCACGGCCTCATGAAGCTATTGATCCGACTATCGCTGCTGCTACCATTATTACAACAGCTCAGACAGTGGTGAGTCGAGAAATAGATCCTCTGGAAACTGTAGTGTTAAGCGTAGGAAAAGTCGAATCGGGAAGTGCTCCCAACATTATTCCTGAAACAGCTTATATTCAGGGGAACGTTCGTACAACAAATCCTGAGATCAGAGCAAGTATGGGCGACCGGATACGCCGAATTGCAGAAGGAATTGCTTCTGCTCTTCGTTGCGAGGTTAAAGTAGATTTTATCCCTGTCTACCCTGTAACTGTGAATGATGAAGCAATGGTAAACATCCTTAAAGGTGTCACAGGAAAAATAATGGGGGAAGAGGCTCTTGAAGAACTTCCCATAGTTATGGGATCAGAAGATTTCAGTTTCTACCAGGAAGAGGTTCCCGGAGTCATGTTCTTCCTTGGAATGGGGGACTCGGAAAAAGGGACAGAGGCGCAGCATCATAATCCGAAGTTCCGAACGAATGACGAAGTTTTAGTTAATGGAGTTGCGTTATTATCGTCTTTTGCCTGTCATTTTCTTGAGACCTTCAAAAAGTAGAGGGGATTAGAGAAACGCTTTTTGAAGAAAGATGAGGTGGAAAATATGATGAGGTGTCTTCATGAACCGTTCAGAGGTTGTCAGGTTATGGATATTGATACGCCATCGCTTCTTGTAGATCTTGATGTTATGGAGAGAAACCTTCACTGGATGCAACAAAAAGCGCAAAATGCCGGTGTCTCTCTCCGTCCTCATATAAAGACACACAGAACGCCAGATATTGCCAAAAAGCAACTGATTGCTGGAGCGAAGGGAATTACAGTGGCCAAACTTGGAGAGGCTGAAGTTATGGCTGCTGCGGGGATAACTGACATTTTTATTGCTAACGAAATTGTTGGAGATATAAAGATGGATCGTCTTCTCGCTTTGGCTCGTAAAACAAATCTTGCTGTTGGTGTCGATAGCGCTGAACATATTAAGATGCTTGCAGAAACCTTTGACGGGGAACCTCATCCCCTCAATGTCATGATAGACATAGATACTGGATATCATCGTACCGGTGTTTTTTCAAAAGAGACAGCCCTTGAATTGGCAAAGCTTATTCGTTATAGGGATTCCGTTACATTGATGGGAATTTTTACCCATGACGGTCAAAGTTATAATGCCGAGTCATTATCTGCGATCAGGGCAATTTCTCAACAAAGTCAAAGTCAAATGCTTGAAACGGCAGAGTACATTAGGAGTGTGGGTATTCCCGTAGAAGTTGTCAGTATAGGATCTACGCCCTCTCTTCTCGTTTCAGAGATTTTGGCGGGAGTTACCGAAATCAGGCCGGGTACGTATATATTCTTAGACGCTGATCAGGCAGGAATTCTTGGAACCTATGACCATTGCGCGCTCTCTGTTCTTGCTACGGTAATAAGTCGTCCTGCTCCTGATAGAGTTGTACTTGATGCTGGAACAAAAGCTCTTACATACTACACTCATCATGGAGGAATGACATCAAGCCACGGGTTTGGCGTGTTGAAGAATCGTCCATCTGTTACATTGCAGAGTTTGTCAGACGAACACGCTCTCTTTACGCCCCCTCACGATATGTCTTTTGAAATCGGGGATAAAGTGGAAATAATACCTAACCATGCCTGCCCTACATGTAATCTATATTCGGTTATTTATGGGGTGAGGAATGGCGAAGTAGCAGAAGAGTACGAAATTTTGGCCAGAGGAATGTCTCGATAAAAAAAGAAGTGTAATAATGACAGAACAAAGAAAAGTGAAAGCCCTTCTCCATGCTGATTTTCTCTAGGGAAGGGCTTTTCTTTTTAACGCGTCTCTTTTAGTGTATTTCTCCAATTTGCTTTAGTATCTCTTCTCGCAAACTGTGTAGAGGAATACCCGTTTCTTTTGAAATTCGTTTAAGGTCATCGTATTCTGGATTCAGGCGAAGTCTTTCGTCTCCCCACCAAGCTTCTTTTATGCGGACAAGACCAAAGGCTGTCTCTATAG of Aminobacterium sp. MB27-C1 contains these proteins:
- a CDS encoding alanine racemase, whose protein sequence is MMRCLHEPFRGCQVMDIDTPSLLVDLDVMERNLHWMQQKAQNAGVSLRPHIKTHRTPDIAKKQLIAGAKGITVAKLGEAEVMAAAGITDIFIANEIVGDIKMDRLLALARKTNLAVGVDSAEHIKMLAETFDGEPHPLNVMIDIDTGYHRTGVFSKETALELAKLIRYRDSVTLMGIFTHDGQSYNAESLSAIRAISQQSQSQMLETAEYIRSVGIPVEVVSIGSTPSLLVSEILAGVTEIRPGTYIFLDADQAGILGTYDHCALSVLATVISRPAPDRVVLDAGTKALTYYTHHGGMTSSHGFGVLKNRPSVTLQSLSDEHALFTPPHDMSFEIGDKVEIIPNHACPTCNLYSVIYGVRNGEVAEEYEILARGMSR